Proteins from a single region of Natrinema salifodinae:
- a CDS encoding DUF1508 domain-containing protein encodes MASLTDIHRNLFQLYEHYVGEPDSSKDVYGYWLFIVGYIIGAAGVATFVVGYAGEGNSYALIRISGITAATGLALCLFGIVLMLPVRKRGIQASFVGLLISLGGVGFFGWAYPYNWRELGVDYSVEVISVYTFGIGIIAGVTALVPILTGRKGMFVEEEGTSEDPAILTGDAMESAQFAVFRDENGDWKWHVLHLEALAQSNESAVTRPDATEGIERVKSQISSAGLMELTTSAFRLYEDRDGTWQWTLARDDGSIVGACAGEFEERDGAEESVSFLKDRGPDADVIEIEGAAFTYEERRDQWYWQLVDDDRMPLASSEQGHSTQERAEEAARTFAERFDQARVLDIEHIGMELCERADGWTWRFVDADDRVISTSTDTFDARRDAEAAAEALLPALESASVTVAGEPTYELYESGEEWRYRLVDEAEHVVARGPEGTDDRERSERWTEQFGENAVEADVVEIEDAEYEVYPAESASAGSSASTPDDDRDLPATIDAPEPAADGGTAVDSAGDEEQSPWHWRLVTDDREVVAASTEPHADAESATAAIERVRQQASEADLIEFENAAFQVYEADSGEWRWRLIDEDGNVLADSGEEHTSRNEAAEAMMTLKEQAPDAELLEIETAAFELFVNEDDEWGWRLIDEAGQLVAEDPATHPTRGAARQAMNRLLEHLDSDVRTMDQAIFQTYATEDWHWRFVMPSGETVAVDGQASPTRDELVDGLDDVRDVAAAAQRYAIGDVSVQLYGTDEWRFRLLDRDREEIADSNRTYDRREAVMAAVDELQAYATDAPIFAIEDAAIRLHSTDEDDWSWDLVDHEREVFAAGVDATGTKAGLFDEIEQVRQLAPMAGRVDFDVASFELVADEDDRWQWRLIDEDGRTVATGSETHETADDARAALEDVRELIESASILEIDSVSFELHTAEEGWVWQLIDEYGATMAESTQTYETRTAAREAMNDVKAHAPDGWITFTE; translated from the coding sequence ATGGCTTCACTGACTGACATTCACCGAAATCTGTTTCAGTTGTACGAACACTACGTCGGGGAACCCGACTCGAGCAAAGACGTCTACGGTTACTGGCTGTTTATCGTCGGCTACATCATCGGCGCGGCGGGCGTGGCGACCTTCGTCGTCGGATATGCGGGCGAGGGCAACTCCTACGCCCTGATCCGGATCTCGGGAATTACGGCGGCGACGGGGCTCGCGCTCTGTCTGTTCGGCATCGTCTTGATGTTGCCGGTCCGAAAACGGGGGATTCAGGCCAGTTTCGTCGGCTTGCTAATCTCGCTGGGGGGCGTCGGCTTCTTCGGGTGGGCGTATCCGTACAACTGGCGCGAACTCGGCGTTGACTACAGCGTCGAGGTTATCTCGGTCTACACGTTCGGAATCGGAATCATCGCGGGCGTGACGGCGCTCGTCCCGATCCTCACCGGTCGAAAGGGGATGTTCGTCGAGGAGGAAGGGACGTCAGAAGATCCGGCGATTCTCACGGGCGACGCAATGGAGAGCGCACAGTTCGCCGTCTTCCGCGACGAGAACGGCGACTGGAAGTGGCACGTCCTCCACCTCGAAGCACTGGCACAGAGCAACGAGAGCGCCGTCACCCGACCGGATGCGACGGAGGGTATCGAGCGCGTCAAGTCCCAAATCAGCTCCGCGGGCCTGATGGAGTTGACGACCTCGGCGTTCCGACTCTACGAGGACCGCGACGGCACGTGGCAGTGGACGCTGGCCCGCGACGACGGCAGCATCGTCGGCGCTTGCGCCGGCGAGTTCGAAGAGCGCGACGGCGCCGAGGAGTCCGTGAGCTTCCTGAAGGACCGGGGCCCGGACGCCGACGTGATCGAGATCGAAGGTGCGGCGTTCACCTACGAAGAACGGCGCGATCAGTGGTACTGGCAGCTAGTCGACGACGACCGCATGCCGTTGGCGTCGAGCGAGCAAGGACACTCGACTCAGGAACGCGCCGAAGAAGCGGCCCGAACCTTCGCCGAGCGGTTCGACCAGGCGCGGGTGCTCGACATCGAGCACATCGGCATGGAACTGTGCGAGCGGGCCGACGGCTGGACCTGGCGATTCGTCGACGCCGACGACCGGGTCATCTCGACCAGTACCGACACCTTCGACGCGCGGCGCGACGCCGAAGCGGCCGCCGAAGCGTTGCTGCCGGCACTGGAGTCGGCGTCGGTCACCGTGGCCGGCGAACCCACGTACGAACTCTACGAGTCCGGCGAGGAGTGGCGCTACCGGCTCGTCGACGAGGCCGAACACGTCGTCGCGCGCGGGCCCGAAGGGACCGACGACCGCGAGCGTTCGGAGCGGTGGACCGAGCAGTTCGGCGAGAACGCCGTCGAGGCCGACGTCGTCGAGATCGAAGACGCCGAATACGAGGTCTATCCGGCCGAGAGCGCGAGCGCGGGCAGTTCCGCGTCCACGCCGGACGACGACCGCGACCTCCCTGCGACGATCGATGCGCCCGAACCGGCGGCTGACGGCGGGACGGCCGTCGACTCGGCCGGCGACGAGGAGCAGAGCCCGTGGCACTGGCGCCTGGTCACCGACGACCGCGAGGTCGTCGCCGCGAGCACGGAACCCCACGCCGACGCCGAGTCAGCCACGGCCGCGATCGAGCGCGTCCGCCAACAGGCCAGCGAGGCCGATCTCATCGAGTTCGAGAACGCGGCGTTCCAGGTCTACGAGGCCGACTCCGGCGAGTGGCGCTGGCGGCTCATCGACGAGGACGGCAACGTCTTGGCCGACTCCGGCGAGGAACACACCTCCCGGAACGAGGCCGCCGAGGCGATGATGACGCTGAAAGAGCAGGCTCCCGACGCCGAACTGCTCGAGATCGAGACCGCGGCGTTCGAACTCTTCGTCAACGAGGACGACGAGTGGGGCTGGCGGCTCATCGACGAAGCCGGCCAGCTCGTCGCCGAAGACCCCGCGACCCACCCGACCCGCGGGGCCGCTCGCCAGGCGATGAACCGCCTGCTCGAGCACCTCGATTCGGACGTGCGGACGATGGACCAGGCGATCTTCCAGACGTACGCGACCGAGGACTGGCACTGGCGGTTCGTCATGCCGTCGGGCGAGACCGTGGCCGTCGACGGCCAGGCGTCCCCGACTCGCGACGAACTGGTCGACGGTCTCGACGACGTGCGCGATGTCGCCGCGGCGGCGCAACGTTACGCGATCGGGGACGTCTCCGTGCAGCTGTACGGAACCGACGAGTGGCGGTTCCGGTTGCTCGACCGCGACCGCGAGGAGATCGCCGATTCGAACCGCACCTACGACCGCCGCGAGGCGGTGATGGCCGCGGTCGACGAGCTGCAGGCCTACGCGACCGACGCGCCGATCTTCGCGATCGAGGACGCCGCGATCCGCCTGCACAGTACCGATGAGGACGACTGGTCGTGGGACCTCGTCGACCACGAGCGCGAGGTGTTCGCGGCCGGCGTCGATGCCACCGGGACCAAGGCCGGACTGTTCGACGAGATCGAGCAGGTCCGTCAGCTTGCGCCGATGGCCGGCCGGGTCGACTTCGACGTCGCCTCCTTCGAACTGGTCGCCGACGAGGACGACCGCTGGCAGTGGCGGCTCATCGACGAGGACGGTCGGACCGTCGCGACCGGTTCCGAGACCCACGAGACGGCCGACGACGCGCGTGCGGCCCTCGAGGACGTCCGCGAACTGATCGAGTCGGCGAGCATCCTCGAGATCGACAGCGTCTCGTTCGAACTCCACACCGCCGAGGAAGGCTGGGTCTGGCAGCTGATCGACGAGTACGGCGCGACGATGGCCGAGAGCACCCAGACCTACGAGACCCGGACCGCCGCCCGCGAGGCGATGAACGACGTGAAGGCCCACGCGCCCGACGGCTGGATCACCTTCACGGAGTGA
- a CDS encoding helix-turn-helix domain-containing protein has translation MKSMGVRLEYAPGAIPPLHEGICNSPDIDREVIVGGQAVDGVETITSFVDGEPAAYESLLAGLETVREYDITPADDGFFLYLRRDLGSEGASLLDALARETVVVVPPIEVRSDRTIRLTVVGHPSALTDVMDEVPDGIRLDVQWVSQDVTVSESPLSDRQRAALRAARDVGFYEIPREAGIEAVADELGCAVSTASELVRRGEANAVRRTLEDGP, from the coding sequence ATGAAATCGATGGGCGTCCGACTGGAATACGCGCCGGGAGCGATTCCGCCGCTCCACGAGGGGATCTGCAACTCGCCCGACATCGACCGCGAGGTTATCGTCGGCGGCCAGGCGGTCGACGGCGTGGAGACGATCACGTCGTTCGTCGACGGCGAGCCGGCGGCCTACGAATCGCTGCTGGCAGGACTGGAGACCGTCCGCGAGTACGACATCACGCCGGCCGACGACGGATTCTTCCTGTACCTCCGGCGCGACCTCGGTTCAGAGGGCGCGTCGCTGCTGGACGCGCTCGCACGGGAGACGGTCGTGGTCGTGCCGCCGATCGAGGTCCGGTCCGATCGAACGATTCGACTGACCGTCGTCGGGCACCCGTCCGCCCTCACCGACGTGATGGACGAGGTGCCCGACGGCATTCGACTCGACGTGCAGTGGGTTAGTCAGGACGTGACGGTCTCGGAGTCACCGCTCTCCGATCGCCAGAGAGCGGCCCTCCGGGCCGCGCGGGACGTCGGATTCTACGAAATCCCGCGCGAGGCCGGGATCGAGGCGGTCGCCGACGAACTCGGGTGTGCCGTCTCGACGGCGTCGGAACTCGTCCGTCGCGGCGAGGCGAACGCGGTCCGACGGACCCTCGAGGACGGCCCGTAG
- a CDS encoding class I SAM-dependent methyltransferase, which yields METGRNPDRPDGSRDSDDRYRAHLERSRAVWDRWSDYYGLSERDFEPAREAAIDHLRLEPGDRVLEIGPGPGVNFERVRNEIGAGGELVAVDYSPGMVANARDRIEPRGWENIEVRLADATTADFDEPFDAALATLSLSCMPDIRRATETVYRSLAPGGRFVVLALRTIPSGPARILNPLLWRFFRWYANWNPDGDVAGSLAAVFDECEIVDTYLAGSAYTAVCTKRDAA from the coding sequence ATGGAGACGGGTCGAAATCCGGACCGCCCCGACGGGAGCCGCGACTCGGACGACCGCTACCGGGCGCACCTCGAGCGGAGCCGCGCGGTCTGGGACCGATGGAGCGACTACTACGGGCTCAGCGAGCGAGACTTCGAACCCGCGCGCGAAGCGGCGATCGACCACCTGCGCCTCGAGCCAGGCGATCGCGTGCTCGAGATCGGCCCCGGTCCCGGAGTCAACTTCGAGCGGGTTCGCAACGAGATCGGCGCGGGTGGGGAACTCGTCGCCGTCGACTACAGCCCGGGAATGGTCGCGAACGCGCGGGACCGGATCGAACCCCGCGGCTGGGAGAACATCGAGGTGCGCCTGGCCGACGCGACGACGGCCGATTTCGACGAGCCGTTCGACGCGGCGCTCGCGACGCTCTCGCTCTCGTGCATGCCCGACATTCGCCGGGCGACCGAGACCGTCTACCGATCGCTCGCACCGGGGGGTCGGTTCGTCGTCCTCGCCCTCCGGACGATTCCGAGCGGCCCCGCTCGAATTCTGAACCCCCTCCTGTGGCGGTTCTTCCGCTGGTACGCGAACTGGAACCCCGACGGCGACGTCGCGGGGTCGCTCGCCGCCGTCTTCGACGAGTGCGAGATCGTCGACACCTATCTCGCCGGGTCCGCGTACACGGCGGTCTGTACGAAACGGGACGCGGCTTGA
- a CDS encoding 4-phosphopantoate--beta-alanine ligase, which translates to MTDYDTVSADVESEEEIPEDHPRYQDLLTRHRIEEGVEKGITHLQGMHAEGRGSAFDYLLGEETIPSADAAERAAAAHLLLADHPVLSINGNVAALVPGEMAALADVTGADLEVNLFNRTPERIEAIADHLREHDATDVKGLEADARIPNLDHQRAKVDADGIYDADVVLVPLEDGDRAEALDEMGKTEIVIDLNPLSRSPQVADVPIVDNIIRAVPNITAHARDLADADEDTLREIVADFDRQAALEEAEERIRSGDL; encoded by the coding sequence GTGACCGACTACGACACCGTCTCCGCCGACGTCGAGAGCGAGGAGGAGATCCCGGAGGATCACCCCCGCTATCAGGATCTGCTCACTCGCCACCGGATCGAGGAGGGCGTCGAGAAGGGGATCACGCACCTGCAGGGGATGCACGCCGAGGGGCGGGGCAGCGCGTTCGACTACCTGCTGGGCGAGGAGACCATCCCGAGCGCCGACGCTGCCGAGCGGGCCGCCGCGGCCCACCTCCTGCTCGCCGACCACCCCGTGCTCTCGATCAACGGCAACGTCGCGGCCCTGGTCCCCGGCGAGATGGCCGCCCTCGCCGACGTCACGGGTGCCGACCTCGAAGTCAACCTCTTCAATCGGACGCCCGAGCGCATCGAGGCCATCGCCGACCACCTCCGCGAGCACGACGCCACGGATGTCAAAGGACTCGAGGCCGACGCCCGCATACCGAATCTGGACCACCAGCGCGCGAAGGTCGACGCCGACGGGATCTACGACGCCGACGTCGTGCTCGTCCCCCTCGAGGACGGCGACCGCGCCGAGGCCCTAGACGAGATGGGCAAAACCGAGATCGTGATCGACCTCAACCCGCTGTCGCGCTCGCCCCAGGTCGCCGACGTCCCGATCGTCGACAACATCATCCGTGCAGTGCCGAACATCACCGCCCACGCGCGGGATCTGGCGGACGCCGACGAGGACACACTCCGCGAGATCGTCGCGGACTTCGATCGCCAGGCGGCCCTCGAGGAGGCCGAGGAACGGATTCGATCGGGCGACCTGTAA
- a CDS encoding tyrosine--tRNA ligase, with amino-acid sequence MDTYDLITRNAEEVVTDEEVRDLAAAPDGKRAYVGYEPSGVLHLGHLLTANKLIDLQEAGMEVVVLLADVHAYLNGKGTFEEIRETAEQMKAQFLAYGLDEDNAEFVYGSEFQLDEDYMLDLHHLELETTMNRAQRAMAELQGDQTAKVSHLVYPLMQTLDIEYLDLDLAVGGLDQRKVHMLAREKLPEVDYEVRPALHTPIVADLTSGEGKMSSSEGVTISMEDSTEDLEEKVNSAFCPPTRNPEDDLENPVLELFEYHVFPRFDEIVVERPEKYGGDLTYEEYDALAADLESGELHPADAKSTLATYLDDLIAPGREKLRELRS; translated from the coding sequence ATGGACACCTACGACCTGATCACCCGGAACGCCGAGGAGGTCGTGACCGACGAGGAGGTGCGCGACCTCGCCGCCGCTCCCGACGGCAAGCGCGCCTACGTTGGCTACGAGCCCTCCGGCGTGCTCCATCTCGGGCACCTGCTGACGGCGAACAAACTCATTGACCTCCAGGAGGCGGGCATGGAGGTCGTCGTCCTGCTGGCAGACGTCCACGCCTACCTCAACGGGAAGGGGACCTTCGAGGAGATCCGCGAGACCGCCGAGCAGATGAAGGCCCAGTTCCTCGCCTACGGCCTCGACGAGGACAACGCCGAGTTCGTCTACGGCTCGGAGTTCCAGCTCGACGAGGACTATATGCTCGACCTCCACCACCTGGAGCTCGAGACGACGATGAACCGCGCCCAGCGCGCGATGGCCGAACTGCAGGGCGACCAGACGGCCAAGGTGAGCCACCTGGTCTACCCGCTGATGCAGACCTTAGACATCGAGTACCTCGACCTCGACCTGGCGGTCGGCGGGTTAGACCAGCGGAAGGTCCACATGCTCGCCCGCGAGAAGCTGCCCGAAGTCGACTACGAGGTCCGACCCGCGCTCCATACGCCCATCGTCGCTGACCTGACCAGCGGCGAGGGGAAGATGTCCTCGAGCGAGGGCGTCACCATCTCGATGGAAGACTCGACGGAGGACCTCGAAGAGAAGGTCAACTCGGCGTTCTGTCCGCCGACTCGGAACCCCGAGGACGACCTCGAGAATCCCGTCCTCGAACTGTTCGAGTACCACGTCTTCCCGCGGTTCGACGAGATCGTCGTCGAGCGGCCCGAGAAGTACGGCGGCGACCTCACCTACGAGGAGTACGATGCCCTCGCCGCTGATCTCGAGTCCGGCGAGCTTCACCCCGCAGACGCCAAGAGCACGCTCGCGACCTACCTCGACGACCTGATCGCACCGGGTCGCGAGAAGCTCCGCGAACTGCGATCCTAA
- a CDS encoding biotin--[acetyl-CoA-carboxylase] ligase has protein sequence MNETRRAILEAIADGPVSGPDLAERLDISRAAVWKHIDGLREADFEIESGPTGYELTGVDAYNAPAVEFELDAPFSIEYRASVGSTNDRARELATEGAADIAVLADEQTGGRGRLEREWAAPAGGVWLSVVTRPAIAPAQAPLYTLAASIATATAAREAGIDARIKWPNDVVVPVGDDGDYRKLAGILTEMEGETDRVEWLVVGIGVNANIDADRLPEGATSVREEAGDVDRRRFVQRLLEEFDRYRGDLEAVVPAWRDLALTLGQRVRVDRPAGEVVGEAVDVAASGALVVEVESDDGDENETVTVSAGDCEHLRPV, from the coding sequence ATGAACGAGACGCGACGTGCGATCCTCGAGGCGATCGCCGACGGGCCGGTGTCGGGGCCGGACCTGGCCGAACGCCTCGATATCTCGCGGGCGGCCGTCTGGAAGCACATCGACGGACTGCGCGAGGCCGACTTCGAGATCGAGAGCGGGCCGACCGGCTACGAACTGACCGGCGTCGACGCGTACAACGCGCCGGCCGTCGAGTTCGAACTCGACGCGCCGTTCTCGATCGAGTACCGCGCTTCGGTGGGGAGCACCAACGATCGGGCACGCGAACTGGCCACCGAGGGCGCGGCGGATATCGCCGTCCTCGCGGACGAACAGACCGGCGGCCGCGGACGCCTCGAACGCGAGTGGGCCGCGCCCGCAGGCGGGGTCTGGCTGAGCGTCGTCACGCGACCCGCCATCGCGCCCGCGCAGGCGCCGCTGTACACGCTGGCGGCGTCGATCGCCACGGCGACGGCGGCGCGGGAGGCCGGCATCGACGCCCGGATCAAGTGGCCGAACGACGTCGTCGTCCCGGTCGGCGACGACGGCGACTACCGGAAACTCGCGGGCATCCTCACGGAGATGGAGGGCGAGACGGACCGCGTCGAGTGGCTCGTCGTCGGCATCGGCGTCAACGCGAACATCGACGCCGACCGGCTCCCCGAGGGCGCGACATCCGTCCGCGAGGAAGCCGGCGACGTCGACCGTCGGCGGTTCGTCCAGCGGCTCTTAGAGGAGTTCGACCGCTACCGCGGGGACCTCGAAGCGGTCGTTCCCGCCTGGCGAGACCTGGCGCTGACGCTCGGCCAGCGCGTGCGGGTCGACCGGCCCGCGGGCGAGGTCGTCGGCGAGGCGGTCGACGTCGCGGCGTCGGGCGCGCTCGTGGTCGAGGTCGAGTCCGACGACGGCGACGAGAACGAGACAGTCACGGTCTCCGCGGGCGACTGCGAGCACCTGCGGCCGGTCTGA
- a CDS encoding universal stress protein codes for MYDCILTPTDGSREVERALEYAFQLARQHDATIRALYVVNAAGYGGLPMETALDGISDALHGEGQKAVARVAELAPADVTVETEIREGSPSQAIVEEADPAECDLVVMGTHGRGGIDRLLLGSVTERVVRRASVPVLTVQVDPERVEDQSERSPVAIE; via the coding sequence ATGTACGACTGCATTCTCACGCCCACCGATGGCTCTCGGGAGGTCGAACGTGCGCTCGAGTACGCCTTCCAACTGGCGCGACAACACGACGCGACGATCCGCGCGCTCTACGTCGTCAACGCGGCCGGCTACGGCGGGCTGCCCATGGAAACCGCCCTCGACGGGATCAGCGACGCGCTACACGGCGAAGGCCAGAAGGCCGTCGCCCGAGTCGCGGAACTCGCGCCGGCGGACGTCACCGTCGAGACCGAGATCCGCGAGGGGTCGCCGAGCCAGGCCATTGTCGAGGAGGCCGATCCGGCGGAGTGCGATCTGGTGGTGATGGGGACCCACGGCCGGGGCGGGATTGATCGGTTGCTGCTCGGCAGCGTGACGGAACGGGTCGTCCGGCGAGCGTCGGTCCCCGTACTGACGGTTCAGGTCGATCCGGAACGGGTCGAAGACCAGTCCGAACGGTCGCCCGTCGCCATCGAGTGA
- a CDS encoding DUF5799 family protein, producing the protein MSDQAWTDRIVGERMTVDQEFAARIEESQFSSQQWSLIMTATEFEIEHPDDPDRARIVANTEKLDGIIPELENVQAGMGAMAGQAADTGSGSGSSGGLVDSIMGALGIGGGNGGSSEKEQREAAERLTQEYADELQSHLESKGRWESVRRAAGGD; encoded by the coding sequence ATGAGCGACCAGGCGTGGACGGATCGGATCGTCGGTGAGCGGATGACCGTCGATCAGGAGTTTGCCGCGCGGATCGAGGAGTCGCAGTTCTCCAGTCAGCAGTGGAGTCTGATCATGACTGCCACGGAGTTCGAGATCGAACACCCCGACGATCCCGACCGGGCGCGGATCGTCGCCAACACGGAGAAGCTCGACGGGATCATCCCCGAACTCGAGAACGTCCAGGCCGGAATGGGCGCGATGGCTGGCCAGGCGGCCGACACTGGATCGGGGTCGGGATCGTCCGGCGGACTCGTCGATTCCATCATGGGGGCGCTCGGGATCGGCGGCGGCAACGGCGGTTCGTCCGAGAAGGAGCAACGCGAGGCCGCCGAACGGCTCACTCAGGAGTACGCCGACGAGTTGCAGTCACACCTCGAGTCGAAGGGCCGGTGGGAATCGGTTCGGCGCGCCGCCGGCGGCGACTGA
- a CDS encoding DUF7557 family protein, whose amino-acid sequence MPSVELDEETIERLDALRVEDESYDELVTELINIYETSEYTLFHAGD is encoded by the coding sequence ATGCCATCCGTTGAACTCGACGAGGAGACGATCGAGCGGCTGGACGCGCTGCGCGTCGAGGACGAGTCGTACGACGAACTCGTTACCGAACTCATCAACATCTACGAGACGAGCGAGTACACGCTCTTTCACGCCGGCGACTGA
- a CDS encoding DUF7545 family protein, translating into MSDEVETTTFSISSEDGTTDEVTIPAGLVDLVAEGDQTDAETVGDVALLSFASRAHHIVHHGQDADGDLEAQEERVMDLFEERFGVTFGEATGHQH; encoded by the coding sequence ATGTCCGACGAAGTCGAAACGACGACCTTCTCGATCAGTTCCGAAGACGGCACGACCGACGAGGTCACGATCCCGGCCGGCCTAGTCGATCTCGTGGCCGAGGGCGACCAGACCGACGCCGAGACGGTCGGCGACGTAGCGCTGCTCTCCTTCGCCAGCCGCGCCCACCACATCGTCCACCACGGCCAGGACGCGGACGGCGACCTCGAGGCCCAGGAAGAGCGCGTTATGGACCTGTTCGAGGAACGGTTCGGCGTCACCTTCGGCGAAGCGACCGGGCACCAGCACTGA